The Lycium ferocissimum isolate CSIRO_LF1 chromosome 8, AGI_CSIRO_Lferr_CH_V1, whole genome shotgun sequence DNA segment tgcatgactccgcctcaagaggcaatcagttacaggttatcccttTATCGTATATTCTTGCATccctttatcatgttattgtgtatgccttacatactcagtacattgttcatactgacgtcctttctttttatggacgctgtgttcatgcccataggtagacagggaagCGGCCCAGATTCTTAGGATCTATATCAGCTtatacaggagcaccccactactccggGGGTGCAGCTTATTGATGCATCCTTTTGTGTTCgtatttgggtatgacgggggtcctatcccatccttatgtctcagtactccagtagaggctcgtagatatgtatgcgtgggtagtagatgtctcatgaaTACACCAGCGTATGCTTTGTATAGCATTTTGGTAGCTTCGTGGGCtgatgtatatacatatgtaaatATGTTTTATAAATGTTAATGACCATCTTATAAAGAGTTTTGTCTTGAGAATGATGTACTACCTGGCTgggtatgatagatagcattgtgcgtggtgctcggtagccagctccgggtacccataatggcccactagttgggtcgtgacacctttcCAGATTGTAGTCCCTTCTGTTCCTTTGATGAGTTTTGtgctcttttttgttttatgccTTGGGAGGAGGAGGCGATGGATTTTCCCTTACTCTTGGTGTTAACCATTTTGCCTGCAAAACAATACATTACCAAACGATAAGTACAATTCAATAACTAAAGAGGGTTGTGGAACGACCCCATACTTAATTTTATTACATGTACTCAAGCCTAGAATGTGTGGCCTATTTCAATTCTCCGGCCTCCAATCTTGGTTATTTCTTCTTTTATGCACACTTTGGGTGAAACGACCCCACACTCACTTTAAACTAcattacaaaaatcaaaataaaagaaactaacTATTCCTATACTACAaagcaaacaaacaaaaaggaagCAAATTCATGTTGTAGGACTCGGGTTGGAAAATCACAACTTCCTAATTTTCcatcaaaattttgaatttatggtAAGAAGAGATGCACAAGGGTTCCTATGTTTGTTTAATGTTCCATTGCTACCCAAGACTTTACAACTTTCACAAAACTTGGTTTATCGAACACCTTGTGGGCATAGAATCATCCCTTTGTTTTAACAATAATGGTGGGTTGTGAAACCCTCCCTTGTTGTAATGGGATTCATGTTCTAGCCATAAACAACTCATACAATCAAAGCCACACCAAACCCCACCAAAAATTCACCCAAACCCATGACCCTAGCTTTACAACTTTTCACAAACATCAAGAACAAGGGAAGAAGAGGAAGGGTGGAAGATGAAATCACTTACCTTGTGAAGTTAATGGAAGATGAATTGGAGTTACTTGAGTTTGTTTTAGTTAGATAGGGATGGGAATTTTCGCCTTAAGAGGAGTTGTTTGTGAGAAGGAAGTGTTTGTGGTAAAAGAACACGGTCAGTAACTTaaacttaaaaagaaaatcGAACCCGGGTCGACCCGCGCGATTGGTCTGCATCGCGGAGCCAATAAGCGAATCACTATTCTTTGCCATTTTATTTTCAATCAGGTGATCCATCCGCATCACGGGAGGAAACCCTAATATTTACGCCTTTGAACATTTCCACTACGCACTATAGGTTCGCATCGCGAGCCCATTGCATGAATCACTACTCTTCGTCCCAATTTTTTCGTTCCTGCAACATGAAAACACGTGACATGTATCATACAAAAATTGGGTTGCCTCCTAATAAGCACCTAAGTTAGGGTCATGGCACGACGCTTTTtgtattttctcatttttttcttttttttatatgctAATTTTACAAACACGGGTTGCCTCCcgagaagcgcttgatttaacgtcgcagCACGACGCAGGTTTTCTCAAGCCTCTTCTAAATCAATGGAGGTCCTCACACGTTTCGTGGCCTCCCCATAGTAATGCTTCACTATCTGTCCGTTCACCAAGAATGTTTCATCTGAGTTAGGCTTCTTTAGCTCAACCGTTCCATGTGCAGTAACACGAACAACCTCGAATGGCCCAGACCACTTGCTCTTCAGCTTACCACCAAACAACTTGAGACGGGAATTATACAGCAACACCAATTGCTTGGGGTCAAACTCACGAGGTCGAATTCTATTATCATGCATTATCTCCATTCGCTCCTTATAcatcttttcattttcatatacatgaTAGCGAAACTCATCCAACTCGTGAAGTTGCAGCAACTGCTTCTCTCCAGCTTTCACCGTATCTAAGTTCAGCTTCTTCATTGCCTAATACGCTCGGTGCTCAAGTTTCGCTGGTAAATGACAAGCTTTGCCAGACACCATCTTGTACGGGGAAGTGCTAATGGGAGTCTTGTATACCGTTCTATAAGCCCTCAAAGCATCATCAAGCTTCAATGACCAATCTTTTCGACTCACGCTCACCGCCTTTTCTAGGATCCGCTTGATTTCTTGGTTAGATACCTCTACTTAACCGCTCGTCTGCGGATGATAAGAAGTAGCAACCTGGTGCTTAACCCCATACTTGAACAACAATTTATCAAAGAGCCGATTGTAGAAATGAGTACCATAGGGTGATGAGTGACACTTCTCAAGAAGAGCATAGACATCTTCCTCTAGAATACACCTTCTAATGAGCTGGTCTGTGCCAACCCAGTAGAGATAAGGCTCATCCCATAGATAGAAATGGCTATTAAGAAAAATACGCTTCTTCCTCTCATGATTAGCACTAGGGTGATAAATCTCACTCACCAGGAAATTCACCATGTCTGCATACCATGGCACCTCAGTGAACTGCAAAGCAAAAAATTGCTCATCAGGAAAAGTCTCCTTAATCACCACTGCTTCATCAACATGTTCACGATCTTGCAACCACGATAGGTGATCTGCAACTGTATTTTCAGTGCACTTTCGATTAAGGATCTCAATATCAAATTCTTGTAGCAGCAACACCCAACGAATAAGCCTCGGCTTTACATCCTTCTTTTCAAATAACTAGTAGCAAACTCCAGTGTGATCAGTCTAAACAATTACCTTTATGCCCACCAGATATGATCGAAATTTATCAAAAGAGTAGACTATCACTAATAGCTCCTTCTCTGTAACCGTGTAGTTCATCTGGGCTGCATCAAGTGTCTTGCTGGCATAATACATTGGATAAAATATCTTATCCCTCTTCTGACCAAGGACAGCTCCCACAGCAAAATCACTTACATCACACATCAAAATAAATGGTAGAGACTAATCGGGTGCGATGATATTAGGAGCAAACACAAATATCTTCTTCAACTCATCAAAAGCCGTCAGACAGACTTCATTGAAAACAAATTTCACATCTTTTTCGAACAACTTGAACATTAGATTAGCAACTTTagagaaatctttgatgaacCGTCGATAAAAGCCTACATGCCCGAGAAAACTACGAACTCCTCGAACTGAAACGGGTGGTGGAAATTTTTCAATTGCCTCAATTTTTGCCTTGTCAACTTCTATTCCCTTTCTCGATATCTTCTGCCCAAGAACAATGCCTTTTCGAACCATGAAATGGCATTTTTCCCAGTTAAGTACCAAGTTCGTTTCTTTACAACGAGCTAACACGGCATCAAGATCGTTCAAACAGTCATCAAAATAGTCTGCAAAGACAGAAAAATCATGCATGAATACCTCCACATATTTTTCCACCATATCGGTAAAAATAGCCATCATGCATCTCTGGAACGTACCTGGGTATTGCACAGACCCAAAAGCATCCTCCGGAATGCAAACGTACACTATGGGCAAGTGAATGTGGTCTTCTTCTAATTCTCTGGTGCAATAATGATTTGGTTATAGCCTGAATAGTCATTCAGAAAGCAATAATAAGCGTGCCCAGCCAATCTATCGAGCATCTGATGCATAAAGGGCAATGGAAAGTGATCTTTTCTGGGGGCGTTGTTCAACTTGCGATAATTAATACATATCCTCCAAACAGTAACAGTTCATTGAGGCACCAATTGATTCTTCTCATTCTTTACCATAGTCATGACCCCTTTCTTTAGAACACATTGTACAGGACTTACCCATTTCTTTGTCAGAGATAGGATAAAAAATGCATTTTTCAGCAACTTGATAACCTCTTTCTTCACCACCTCTTCATAATTGGGTTCAACTGTCTCTGGCATTCAACATTGGGCTTGTTTTCCTCttctaataatattttgtgcatGCAAAATGGACTACTAATACCTCGAATATTAGCTATTGACCACCCAAGGGCTCGAATTAGATCTCTTAGCACTCGCAATACACATTCAACCTGCGTATCAGTCAAATAAACAGAAAGGATCACAGGTAATGTGTTTCCACTACCCAAGAAAGCATAGCGAAGATGAATAGGTAATAGCTTCAATTCAAGAGCTGGGGCCTCTTCAATAGACTGTTTCGGCATCTTCCATGACTCTGGTCTGTCTAACTCCTCAAATGGTGTGTTTACTAGAAAATAAGCACATGAAGTGTCAAGGATGCTAAGACACTCCTAGACTTCTGCATCAACCATCAAATCTTCCCCATACACCAAAGCTGTCTCCAGAGGATCTCGCGAAGCTAGGAAGTGATCTAAGTCTGCATTAGTGAGCTTGGGCTCCACAACAGTAATCATCTTGAACTCCTCATAATGGGCTGGAAGCTAGGTAGCTTTAGACACATCAAAAGTCGCCTCTTGTCCATCAACTGTCATGGATATCTTCCCATCTCTAACTCGGATCATAGCGCCAATAGTAGCCAAGAATCCTCTTCCGATGATGAGAGGAACACTCTAATCTGCCGCATAATCAAGTATAATAAAATCAACTGGCAAAATAAATGGGCCTACCTTTACAAGAACATCCTCAATAATACCGTCAGGATAAGAAAGCGATCGATCCGCTAGCTGCAAAGTAATAGtatcacaccccacccttggtaggGCGTGATTGGAACCCGGCACCTTACGGAaatcgagcgaaccaacttataacttacatccttcgtgtctcaaatgggAACAATAGGATCGAGAGGATAAATgcgaacataatatcatgcatacgtatatgtacATTGGACCCGTGATGCCAACATTACTATCATCACACTATGACTAATTTGTACACGGACGTctacaaagcctctatgaacatatttgaagtatacaagtcgggacggGGCCCCAAACATACCTTGAactaaatcatatatatatatatatatatatatatatatcggtcGGTAGTGCTccaggaagaaatggagctcaccaatcaaaactggtacctgaaagcagcctactgcggaagatcctcgtctcgtctacttgcacctgcgggcatgaacgcagcgtccacaagaagggacgtcagtacgaacaatgtactgagtatgtaaggcatgaatggtAGTATGATATCAGAGTGAAgaaaacataagataaagtaagtaattatacctcgtactcttcttaagatctctgtcatgtaaactactcgtctacaggaaaaacatgtcatacacatccatacacaacatacatatatatgcgttcgtatacacttactatacatacatacgCTGTATACGTACGCACGGAATACTTTCGGGaccggtgttatccgtactcggccgctttgcgggactcgatgctatcaccaaccgatcggtgggatgcaacgtatatatatatatatatatatatatatatatatatatatatatatatatatatatatatatatatatatatacacaccaggCCCTTTCGGGAcccggtgttatccgtactcggcctttgcgggactcgatgttatccccaactgatcagtgggatgcaacgcatgcatatatatatatatatatgcagaaatgaaatcaacatcatcattaggattaccattatcatcatatcaatccttgaaggatcaaccatcacAAGATGAAATCGACGATATCACGGGAGTCTAGAGAATCATGTACTTAGGTAGCACTGGAAATAGAATTGTTATCATCActatatcccaccttgaaggaacgagtaaaatgaggtgagaccatcaacaataagtacggttaagggattcatggaatgacTCAATAATCTCGtaatgccctcaaatcatagcttcggagtttcaaaagaagagaatcattatcatcgtcataatcatcatagaacatattccATCCAACATCATAAGAGgttttaagagtcatgaacttcgagcttttgaaaacaaggcagttatggaaacatttatggtaacataggaatcatgcctttgaaagaaagggacaagccttaacatacctgttcaacctcctattagctacgcttattcgtccgagctcgcacgtatacatttaagaggatttacactaacgttagcctctttatcgcactTATTTTTattcaagtttcaaatcaaactattctatattctcgtgaaaatcgggcagcatctcccctgtttatatgcctagaccgaattctcaattcaacaaccagtacagcaataacaataccaacatcaacaacatcatttcccatatcaaattattccatagaacagcccatatgatgtttgtcccatatttccagcAACAGAATTAATTTCACAACAATTTAATAACTCCTTCTCCGTaattaaaccaagattaacgttagtaacaagagattcatacctttatctCGATAATAATGttatatcttcactcctccaccttgagaTTAAGCCACAATGCCTCATAACACAATTTTGTAATCGCAACTATCCGCCGTCTGGATCGGGATTTGGAAATTATAGTTGATTTAGGCTTAAAATTTGGCTTAGGGGTTTGGGGAGAATTCTCCAGATTTTTGGAGAATATTTGAGGTGTTTGTTGAGGAAAATAAGGGGCAAGCCCCTTTAAATAGCGGTCCAGGTTCTacctggaccgacttaaaattccTTCAGCGCGAACGCGGGCGCGATCGCGCTGGCTTAATTTTTTCAGCCTGCGCATTTTTttagtaaaaaggtcataacgcTTGATCCCAATATCTTGtaagggcccacgacctatggttggaaagctctttcaattatctaaaacttttattcttggtgtttttccaaattgcAAAcctataatagcgttttggcccctccaagtcagatcatctgaaaatgtttccttaaatcgtccttttggagggcttatgcccatatttggcttatgggtccttcttaagacttgctcaacttttcatgtactactcatatatctcttcatatgtcctttataaaactccggcgtgtgggccccacttggctTACAGCAACGAGGGCTTTTCGACAAGTGGCATATGAGCAGGTGCGCACCCCGTATTGtctccatatatcatatatatgcattattcactcttataatataaccttttATCCTTAATCCTCGCGTGACTTTATTGTTCGGGCTCACACTAAGGCATCACAGCCTAGATAGCGCAAaaattttcggggtgtaacattcttctccctaggaacattcgtcctcgaatgttgcagaTACTCCCTCGACATCATCTTTGATTCCTTAGAACGAGCTTATTCTTCCTTTAGGGTCTCGATTACCATCGCTAAACTAGAACTTGGGTCGGTCTCTTCCTATTCTTCCTTAACCCCTTTATTGCCTTGAtcaacttctttcacttctttgcccTCATATACATGATCGGGTTAACTAGTATCTCGCTACTCTTGTCCTCATTATTATAGCCTTGACTTGCCGTGCCGTAACTATTCATCCTCCTATAAGTATTCTTTTTTTCTCGCTTTTTGTTTCCTTGTTAGTGGGCAATTACCTTTCTCATATATGGCGTCATCTCTGTCATCCTCGTGAATTTGACTTGGAAACCTTTCTTGCTACCTTTACTACCCTTTTAGGACGTGTCGCTGTGTACTTAGGAACGGCACAATTTTTGCCCGATAcgggggtttcaaaccatggtctaGAAATGTCGTAGCTCATATCGGCGTGAAGCATTCTCTTAAGGTgtcttccatactttcttccTATGTACGTCTCATGGTACActtattttcaattcattttgACTTCTTTACGATGCTTCCGGGATGTGCCGATACGTGAACTCTAGCCACGAGTtaataaatttcttcttctgGAACTTGAGAAcgtcataattcctttcaagtctaatgtgttcttccccccttattaaggagttCCTAATACACTAATAGCTTTCGAGTATCCATCGTCTTCGATAATTGTCTGCCATCCTTCACAATCTTCCCAAGGCGGCGTTTTCGCCATCGTATGGTCTTACTTATCTATCTTTTTGCTAGTTACACTCTCGTATTCAATTGGAATACTTTTAAGGGTTAGGTCCAAttccgatgccttcttttccgtCTTTTCACACCTCTGTCTTCTATGACTAACGGTTCTTGGACCcacaagttaatggggacattgagattcaccacgtcctttatgaaAAGTCTTCGATTATACTTTAATCCTTGTCTTTCTTCCCGACTTTGCATATAACATCTATAAGATTTCTTACcttgagttcttcttccatttatgtttATACCATATCATTTTGTCAATATTACATACCCTTCGatccactactagtcctttcgcccGACTAGCTTACTTGCTCATAATTCTTCTTAGCGCGGCGTTTGTGTTGCAGCTTTGCATCCAAGTTTTGAGTGTCCTCCTTCTTGCTCTTGGACGGAATTCTTACAATGTACGCTCTCTCCGTATCGTTCGTCGAACCTTTGTCTGTCTTTACGATGCCACGGCTTGAGTTGTCATCCATGCGTTCTTATATTTCATTCTATTTCCTCGGTGATCGAATCTCTCGGCCAACTAGATTACGTATCTTGTGTACCCTTGTGGTTGAAGGTTTCCGGTTACTTTATTCCCTAGATGCTCTCCACTCTTCTTCAATCGGCCATTCGTATCGCACGCTACTTTTTCTCTTCCTTCCTTTCTTGAGTTCTTTCCTCCTTGAGCGCCCTTCTCCTCTTGTTATTTAAAGTATCGGTTCcgaagttcgtgaaatattcctttaaacgtgcaaaCCCGTtttattcttaagtcatcttttagagAAGCTTCCTCGTATCAGAGACAGCTGTGTGATTTGACCCACATTTATCCACTTTATATATCTACCTTTCGAGAGTTGCAAATCTTTTAACATCGTTGCAAGGCTTAATCATCCTTTCTCTTACTTACACATTCCTCATCGTGGTCATTATCCTTTTAGCCCCACTTATCGAAATCTATTCTCTAGCCCTTTTGGTCTCTTATTCCGTACTACCTACTTTATCCACTGGCATTACCTACGCCCGaattttacccaaatagtctaCTGTCTTTACTAATACGTCTCTCTTGAAACTTGTCCTCTCatttctccttctctctcttctttgtcAAAGGCATTCCTAATCTCTTGCTTCTATATACATACTCACTCCCTTCTTTTCAGTGCTCTTGCATTAGGACATATGGCCTCTGACTTACGGTAAGAATAACATCgagcttaccttgtaacatcGAAATGCCGTTTTgccttgaacttcgttaccttgttcaattaatgtcttccacGTACCGCAACGTCGGTTGCTAGAATACACATACCCGATACGACCATAAATGGGATATCATGCAATACATGTCTGTATTTTCTAACGCCTCGCTTACGAGGTATTTCCAAACGCTACTTAAACTCGTCACAATTCTAGgttgtgatgcactttctttctttcctttggtcTAGTacgcctcgtcctacgcgacctcttaagagTTCCGCCCTccatactctaatttccttaGACTATACCTTCCCCGCATACGCCTCACCATCGCTCGGACTTTGTGAATTTTTAGTGCATTTCCCGGAAGGTTTACCCGTACTGTGATTTCTACTTTAACTGCAGCAACTGGCGAAACTGCGATGAAATCGATTGCGTTGTGCGGTATGATCTcgtctacctcaccgcatgaccttcatcacataatcggaaCAGGTTGAAGTCTTAACAAATTTCCAAATGTTCTCGTAATGCCTCCCGTCCCAGGATTAGAAATGATCTCTTACTCTTAAAATGCTACATTCCATTTTGGCCTTcgatcctcaatattcacctttcacctatgcgtatgactactttccatctGGTTTCCGGATTCCCGATGGTGGCGAAAAGCTTTTGCGGCGTAGTTACTTATAAACAACTTGGTTGTCGGCCATTTGGATTTCCAGTTCCGCTTGTGTTGTTAAGTGCTGCAGTCGGCAATTACACGTACGTAGAAAATTCAATAAGGCTGTACACATGGCCGTCGGTCTCTAGTCGGATACGGTGGACTATAAAAGTGAAGTGTGCTCCTCGTCGCGTCTGGGCATTGCTGCTTTCTCGTCCCCCACCCGTCGTTATATCGTCGAGTCAGAAGGATATAGATAACCGACCAGGCAATTACGGTTCTGAAACGGCCGGATAGGGGGGCCGGGTGTCCAGTAACACTCGCGGGGAGGGCGGTGCGACGTAGTGCTCTACCGTAGGAGAAGCCGGCCCGTACGGCACCGCGGGAATGCCATACGCCGTGGGTGTCCCCGGACGAATGCTCGGTAGATACGTGTCCGTAAGCGCCCTCGGGGGGGTCTGCGCCTGCAGGGGTCACAAACTACGGAGAATCGTCATTTGAGTCCCTTGGGGATCAGTCTCGATGGAATAGCGGGGGCTCGCCGAGCTCGGTCTGCGGAGCACGGGTCACGGATATGCTGAGGGGCCGCTGTGCACCTCATTTGTACGAGCGGTCTCTTCATCTGTTGTTGATAATGCACCTTACTGCCGGAAAAGGATCGAGAGAGCGATCTTTCCTGAACTTTGACTCTATCGCTTGCGATCTAAGATGGAAAGAAAAGTCAATGATTCCTAGATGCCACCGACttctcctgtttataaatacGGCCGAGCTTCGCGTCCGTAAACGGACTACGCGAACACGGCTTGCGAACAACCTGGGACGAGCCCCCTACTGTGCAATTTATCGCCCCCGCCCCTTGGTAGGGTGTGATTGGCACTCGGCACCagaaaaccgagcgaaccaacttataacacatccttcgtgtctcGAATGGAAACAATAGGATCGAGAGGCTAAATgcgaacataatatcatgcgtACGTATATGTACATTGGACCCGTGATGCCCCGACGTTTATCGTCGCACTATGACTAAGGCGTACACGGGAACTGCTGCCAAGCCTCATGAACATGACtaaagtatacaagtcgggataGGGCCCTCTCGTCTACTTGCACACTTGCGGAGGAACGCAACATCGAGGATGGACGTCGGTACGACGATATGTgcgtatgtaaggcatgaatggtAGTATGATATCGAGTGAAgaaaacataagataaagtaagtaattatacctcgtactcttcttaagatctacgtcatgtaaactactcgtctacGGGGGAAAAACATGTCATCCCCacatccatacatacatatgcattcacatcTTAACACTATACATACGTACCGCATCGTACTCCAAAACTCGAGCCTTtccgggactcggtgttatccgtactcggccgcCCCgcggactcgatgttatccgtcaCTCATCTTGCGGGACTCGATATTATCCCCAACTAATCGGTGGGATGCAACGTACATATACACGCGCGCGCACACACGCACAcgcacgcatatatatatatatatatatatataaatgaaatcaacatcatcattagcattaccattatcatcatatcaatccttgaaggatcaaccatcacaagatgaaatcgacgatgtcacgggagtctcgagaattatgaacttaggtagcactggAAATAGAATCGTTATCATCCCTATATCCCACCTCGAAGGAaagagtaacatgaggtgagaccattaGCAAATAAGTACGGTTAAGGGATTATGGAATGGAAACggtaatctcataatgccctcaaatcatagct contains these protein-coding regions:
- the LOC132066439 gene encoding uncharacterized protein LOC132066439; this translates as MKKLNLDTVKAGEKQLLQLHELDEFRYHVYENEKMYKERMEIMHDNRIRPREFDPKQLVLLYNSRLKLFGGKLKSKWSGPFEVVRVTAHGTVELKKPNSDETFLVNGQIVKHYYGEATKRVRTSIDLEEA